From Mycolicibacterium nivoides, a single genomic window includes:
- a CDS encoding acyl-CoA dehydrogenase family protein — protein MVEAAVAPRSSGTVDADPMFGIDALLSAEEREIRDTVRSVVQRSISPHVASWYESGELPARELARELGELGLLGMHLQGYGCAGTSAVAYGLACLELEAGDSGIRSLVSVQGSLAMFAIHTFGSEEQKQRWLPAMSAGRTIGCFGLTEPDHGSNPAGMRTRAIRSGDDWVLTGTKMWITNGSVADVAVIWARTDEGVRGFVVPTDTTGFAANTIKSKMSLRASVTSELVLDGVRLPDSARLPGATSLGAPLRCLNEARFGIVFGALGAARDCLQTALEYARSREQFGRPIGGFQLTQQKLADMTLEYGKGVLLALHLGRRKDAGDLVPDQVSLGKLNNVREALEIARTARTILGASGISAEYPVMRHANNLESVLTYEGTSEMHSLIIGQALTGIPAFR, from the coding sequence ATGGTTGAAGCTGCTGTGGCCCCGCGCAGTTCCGGAACCGTCGACGCCGACCCGATGTTCGGTATCGATGCGCTGCTCTCGGCCGAAGAACGCGAGATTCGCGACACCGTGCGATCGGTCGTCCAGCGGAGTATCAGCCCGCACGTCGCGAGTTGGTATGAGAGCGGCGAGCTCCCGGCCCGTGAGTTGGCGCGCGAGCTCGGCGAACTCGGGTTGCTCGGCATGCACCTGCAGGGTTACGGATGCGCGGGCACCAGCGCGGTGGCCTACGGGTTGGCCTGCCTGGAGCTGGAAGCCGGTGACTCCGGGATCCGGTCGCTGGTCAGCGTGCAGGGATCGCTGGCCATGTTCGCCATTCACACATTCGGCAGCGAGGAGCAGAAGCAGCGGTGGCTCCCGGCGATGTCCGCCGGTCGCACGATCGGGTGCTTCGGCCTCACCGAACCCGACCACGGGTCCAACCCGGCCGGGATGCGAACCCGGGCTATCCGGTCCGGCGACGACTGGGTGTTGACCGGCACCAAGATGTGGATCACCAACGGATCGGTGGCCGATGTGGCCGTCATCTGGGCGCGCACCGACGAGGGCGTCCGCGGCTTCGTCGTACCCACGGACACAACGGGTTTCGCCGCCAACACGATCAAGTCGAAGATGTCGCTGCGGGCGTCGGTGACCAGCGAGTTGGTACTCGACGGTGTCCGGCTGCCCGACAGCGCGCGGCTCCCCGGAGCGACCAGTCTCGGCGCGCCGCTGCGCTGTCTGAACGAGGCGCGGTTCGGCATCGTTTTCGGTGCCCTCGGTGCGGCGCGGGACTGCCTGCAGACCGCACTGGAGTATGCGCGGTCACGTGAACAGTTCGGCCGGCCGATCGGCGGCTTCCAGCTCACGCAGCAGAAGCTCGCGGACATGACGCTGGAGTACGGAAAGGGTGTGTTGCTCGCACTGCACCTCGGCAGGCGTAAGGACGCCGGCGATCTGGTTCCGGATCAAGTCAGCCTCGGCAAGCTCAACAATGTCCGGGAAGCCCTGGAGATCGCCCGCACCGCGCGCACCATCCTGGGCGCCAGCGGTATCAGTGCCGAATATCCGGTGATGCGGCACGCCAACAACCTGGAATCGGTGTTGACCTACGAAGGCACCAGCGAAATGCATAGTCTGATCATCGGGCAGGCGCTCACCGGAATTCCGGCGTTCCGCTGA
- a CDS encoding thiamine pyrophosphate-dependent enzyme translates to MASSHHEAIDEYFCTTVSEFTGPGDQPWPDGSALTERIALALFDAQLGSRHLDLAARWLRAQGKGFYTIGSSGHEGNAAVAAALRADDPALLHYRSGGFYLARAAQVAGSDPVRDVLLGLVAATDEPISGGRHKVFGRHDLNIIPQTSTIASHLPRAVGVAFSIARARKLDVACPWPDDAVTVCSFGDASANHSTAVGAINAALHASYQGLPMPLLFVCEDNGIGISTKTPRGWVARTYAHHDGLKYFAADGCDLFTAFDTALAAAQWVRNHRKPAFLHLGTVRLMGHAGSDYEPAYRRPDEILADFDRDPVLNTARILVAHGVLTASDAVERYEAKRTEVIALAGELSACSQLDSAPAVMKPLRDTFDEARAVSVAGPAEPGGAPLTLALAINRALKDVLRAHPEAIAFGEDIARKGGVYGVTRGLQNTAGPARVFDTLLDEQTILGLALGAGLSGLLPIPEIQYLAYLHNAADQIRGEGATLQFFSNRQYRNPMVVRIAGYGYQKGFGGHFHNDDSIAAIRDIPGVVIASPARPDDAAAMLHTCVAAAKTAGAVCVYLEPIALYHTRDLHADGDQEWLAPYPAEPVRIGAARTYGAGADLTILTFGNGLWMSLRVARRLEQAGIAARVVDLRWLSPLPVEDMLREADATGRVLIVDETRRTGGVGEGVLAELIDHGFTGSVQRVASADSFIPLGDAALQVLLSEDTIEAAAVKLVGAR, encoded by the coding sequence GTGGCCAGTTCTCACCACGAAGCCATCGACGAATACTTCTGCACCACCGTTTCGGAGTTCACTGGACCCGGCGACCAACCGTGGCCCGACGGATCGGCGTTGACCGAACGGATTGCATTGGCCCTCTTCGACGCCCAGCTGGGCAGTCGCCACCTCGACCTGGCCGCGCGCTGGTTGCGGGCACAGGGCAAAGGCTTCTACACGATCGGATCATCCGGACACGAGGGCAACGCGGCGGTCGCCGCGGCGCTGCGCGCAGACGATCCAGCACTGCTGCATTACCGTTCCGGAGGTTTCTACCTGGCCCGTGCTGCTCAGGTGGCCGGCAGCGATCCTGTGCGCGATGTGCTGCTGGGCCTGGTCGCTGCCACTGACGAGCCGATTTCCGGCGGGCGGCACAAGGTGTTCGGCCGCCACGACCTGAACATCATTCCGCAGACTTCGACGATCGCCTCGCACCTACCGCGGGCGGTGGGGGTCGCCTTTTCGATCGCCCGGGCCCGCAAACTCGATGTCGCCTGTCCGTGGCCCGACGATGCGGTCACGGTGTGCAGCTTCGGTGACGCATCAGCCAACCACTCCACGGCCGTGGGCGCGATCAATGCCGCACTGCACGCCTCCTACCAGGGACTGCCCATGCCGCTGCTGTTCGTCTGTGAAGACAACGGCATCGGGATCAGTACCAAGACGCCGCGCGGGTGGGTGGCCCGGACTTATGCCCACCACGACGGACTCAAGTATTTCGCCGCCGACGGCTGCGATCTGTTCACGGCGTTCGACACCGCACTGGCCGCCGCACAGTGGGTGCGCAACCATCGCAAACCCGCCTTCCTGCATCTCGGCACGGTTCGGCTGATGGGCCATGCCGGCTCCGACTACGAGCCGGCCTATCGCAGGCCCGATGAAATCCTGGCCGACTTCGACCGAGATCCGGTGCTCAATACCGCGAGAATCCTTGTGGCACACGGTGTACTAACCGCCAGCGACGCCGTCGAGCGATACGAGGCCAAACGGACCGAGGTGATCGCGCTGGCAGGGGAGCTCAGCGCCTGCTCACAGCTCGACAGCGCGCCGGCGGTGATGAAACCGCTGCGCGATACGTTCGACGAGGCCCGGGCGGTCTCGGTGGCCGGCCCGGCAGAACCGGGCGGCGCGCCGCTGACCCTGGCGCTGGCCATCAACCGAGCCCTCAAGGACGTGCTGCGAGCGCACCCGGAGGCGATCGCATTCGGAGAGGACATCGCCCGCAAAGGCGGCGTCTATGGCGTCACCCGGGGCCTGCAGAACACCGCCGGACCCGCCCGCGTGTTCGACACCCTGCTCGACGAACAAACGATTCTCGGCCTGGCCCTGGGGGCCGGGCTATCGGGCCTGCTGCCGATCCCGGAGATCCAGTACCTGGCCTATCTGCACAACGCGGCCGACCAGATCCGCGGTGAGGGAGCCACGCTGCAGTTCTTCTCCAACCGCCAGTACCGGAATCCGATGGTGGTGCGGATCGCGGGCTACGGCTACCAGAAGGGATTCGGCGGCCACTTCCACAACGACGACTCGATCGCTGCGATCCGCGACATCCCCGGGGTGGTGATCGCATCGCCGGCCCGGCCCGACGATGCGGCAGCGATGTTGCACACCTGCGTCGCCGCGGCGAAAACCGCTGGTGCCGTGTGCGTTTACCTCGAACCGATCGCCCTGTACCACACCAGGGACCTGCACGCCGATGGCGATCAGGAATGGTTGGCGCCCTATCCGGCCGAGCCGGTGCGCATCGGTGCGGCCCGCACCTACGGTGCCGGCGCCGACCTGACCATCCTGACGTTCGGCAACGGATTGTGGATGAGCCTGCGGGTGGCCCGTCGCCTGGAGCAGGCCGGGATCGCCGCGCGGGTGGTCGACCTGCGCTGGCTGTCGCCGCTGCCGGTCGAGGACATGCTGCGCGAGGCGGACGCGACCGGCCGGGTGCTCATCGTCGACGAGACCCGCCGCACCGGAGGCGTGGGGGAAGGCGTGCTGGCCGAACTCATCGATCACGGCTTCACCGGCAGCGTGCAGCGCGTGGCCAGTGCCGACAGCTTCATCCCGCTGGGCGACGCCGCGCTGCAGGTGCTGTTGTCCGAGGACACCATCGAGGCCGCCGCAGTGAAACTGGTCGGCGCACGATAG
- a CDS encoding CoA transferase — translation MAESVTPDPTRPLAGVRIIEISSFVAVPLAGMTLAQLGAEVVRVDPIGGAADYHRWPLTDGGDSIYWAGLNKGKRSLAADMRSPEGQQLVQQLIAEAGVLITNVAGRQWHSYDVLSALRPDLIHVEVSGRADGGTGVDYTVNAGLGFPMVTGPAQLATPVNHVLPAWDVSCGLYVALAVSAALRHRDSTGEGARISIPLENVALATAGNLGFLTEVMINGTGRERLGNTLYGTYGQNFTSSDGVGFMLVALTGRHFRDLTEVTGTTKAVAALAEAFGADFSDEGQRYTHRDALTGLFTLWFSEHTAEEISTALSGTSVLWERYRSFAEVAVNERVVANPLFTPLEQPRIGTYLAPGLPVSIGGMYPPAVPAPALGDDTTAVLAEHLGLGADQIVALTESGTVATGTDKR, via the coding sequence ATGGCCGAATCTGTGACGCCGGATCCGACCCGTCCGCTGGCCGGGGTGCGCATCATCGAGATCTCCAGCTTCGTCGCCGTGCCGCTGGCGGGCATGACCCTGGCCCAGTTGGGGGCCGAGGTGGTGCGGGTGGATCCCATCGGGGGTGCTGCCGACTATCACCGCTGGCCGCTCACCGACGGCGGTGACAGCATCTACTGGGCCGGGCTGAACAAGGGCAAGCGCTCGCTGGCCGCCGATATGCGCTCACCCGAGGGGCAGCAGCTGGTACAGCAGCTGATCGCCGAGGCCGGCGTGCTCATCACGAATGTGGCCGGGCGGCAGTGGCATTCGTACGACGTACTGTCCGCGCTGCGTCCCGACCTGATCCATGTCGAGGTGTCTGGGCGCGCCGACGGTGGCACCGGGGTGGATTACACGGTCAACGCCGGCCTGGGCTTCCCGATGGTGACCGGGCCCGCGCAGTTGGCCACGCCGGTCAACCATGTGCTTCCGGCCTGGGATGTCAGCTGCGGGCTGTACGTGGCGCTGGCAGTCAGTGCCGCACTGCGCCATCGGGATTCCACCGGTGAGGGCGCACGGATCAGTATTCCCCTGGAGAACGTCGCACTCGCCACGGCGGGCAATCTCGGGTTCCTGACCGAGGTGATGATCAACGGCACCGGCCGAGAACGGCTCGGCAATACCCTGTACGGCACCTACGGGCAGAACTTCACCAGCAGCGACGGCGTCGGCTTCATGCTCGTGGCGCTCACCGGCCGGCATTTCCGCGATCTCACCGAAGTCACCGGGACCACCAAAGCCGTTGCCGCCCTTGCGGAGGCGTTCGGTGCCGACTTCAGCGACGAAGGTCAGCGCTACACCCACCGCGACGCGCTGACCGGACTGTTCACCCTCTGGTTCAGCGAGCACACCGCCGAGGAGATCAGCACAGCGCTCTCGGGAACATCGGTGCTCTGGGAGCGGTACCGCAGCTTCGCCGAGGTCGCCGTCAACGAGCGGGTCGTCGCCAACCCGCTGTTCACCCCGCTGGAGCAACCCCGTATCGGGACCTACCTGGCGCCGGGCCTGCCCGTGTCGATCGGTGGGATGTATCCGCCCGCCGTCCCCGCGCCCGCGCTCGGGGACGACACCACCGCCGTGCTGGCCGAACACCTCGGGCTCGGTGCCGACCAGATCGTGGCACTGACCGAATCCGGCACCGTCGCAACGGGTACCGACAAGCGGTGA
- a CDS encoding acyl-CoA thioesterase, with the protein MSTLLRLLDVGADAAADGEVFTGQASGPAGKRAYGGLMAAQSLAAACRTVGDDRAPTNMHLQFLRGGDAGEAAEYRVQHVYDGRTASARRVESYEHGRMLTTATVSFATALAGPVHGLSAMPHDPEVLPCTGPPGPAPSLPLDEFDIRIADEGEGDEFVRRMWWRVTTGLPEDPLVHTLIAVYITDLYGIDPALAVHGHSMRSRSHRSGTTDSSIWFHRPVRAGEWNLLESRSPAAARGRGLITSRLLRADGAVAATLVQEGLVAERLAD; encoded by the coding sequence GTGAGCACCCTGCTGAGGCTGTTGGACGTCGGGGCCGATGCTGCCGCCGACGGGGAGGTCTTCACGGGGCAGGCCAGCGGTCCTGCCGGTAAGCGGGCCTACGGCGGTCTGATGGCCGCGCAGAGCCTGGCGGCCGCCTGCCGGACGGTGGGCGATGACCGGGCTCCGACCAACATGCACCTGCAGTTCCTGCGCGGCGGGGACGCCGGGGAAGCCGCCGAGTATCGCGTGCAGCACGTGTACGACGGGCGCACCGCCTCGGCCCGGCGCGTCGAATCCTACGAGCATGGCCGCATGCTGACAACGGCGACGGTGTCGTTCGCGACGGCGCTGGCCGGGCCCGTGCACGGGTTGAGTGCGATGCCGCACGATCCTGAGGTGCTGCCGTGCACCGGCCCGCCCGGCCCGGCGCCGTCCCTGCCGCTCGACGAGTTCGACATCCGTATCGCCGACGAAGGGGAGGGCGACGAGTTCGTGCGCCGGATGTGGTGGCGGGTCACCACCGGCCTGCCCGAGGATCCGTTGGTGCACACGCTCATCGCGGTCTACATCACCGACCTGTACGGGATCGATCCGGCGTTGGCCGTGCACGGGCACAGTATGCGTTCGCGCAGTCACCGCAGTGGCACGACCGATTCGTCGATCTGGTTTCACCGTCCGGTGCGTGCCGGGGAGTGGAATCTGCTGGAGTCGCGCTCACCGGCCGCGGCGCGGGGCCGCGGCCTGATCACGTCACGCCTGCTGCGCGCCGACGGTGCGGTCGCCGCCACCTTGGTGCAGGAGGGGTTGGTCGCCGAGCGCCTGGCGGACTGA
- a CDS encoding FadR/GntR family transcriptional regulator, with product MIIEGGLDEGDLLGTEAELLERFEVSRPSLRESLRILEAEGLISVVRGALGGVVVHRPDQRMTARAAALVLQSRSVSLADVFEASAVIEPAAARMVAISRGRERAAQQLRGLVIEMKRTVNDPTACTAAMVGFHSDMVQLAGNQTLILICEMINEVIVRAAVADVLTRSQREPIASRRRTIREFEQIVDLIAAGDGEGAQARCAAHMARLRRTLLGEHGSSTVELARHL from the coding sequence TTGATCATCGAAGGCGGGCTCGATGAGGGCGACCTGCTGGGGACCGAGGCCGAATTGCTCGAACGTTTCGAGGTGTCTCGACCGTCATTGCGGGAGTCGTTGCGGATTTTGGAGGCTGAGGGTCTGATCTCCGTGGTCCGGGGCGCACTAGGCGGGGTCGTCGTGCACCGGCCCGATCAACGGATGACGGCGCGGGCCGCGGCGTTGGTGCTGCAATCCCGCAGCGTATCGCTGGCTGATGTGTTCGAAGCCAGCGCGGTGATCGAGCCTGCGGCGGCTCGGATGGTGGCCATCTCACGCGGGCGTGAGCGTGCCGCGCAGCAACTGCGTGGATTGGTGATCGAGATGAAGCGCACCGTGAACGACCCGACGGCATGTACTGCCGCGATGGTCGGATTCCACAGCGACATGGTGCAGTTGGCCGGAAACCAGACGCTAATTCTTATCTGCGAGATGATCAATGAGGTCATCGTCCGCGCAGCAGTGGCCGACGTGCTTACGCGAAGCCAGCGGGAGCCCATTGCGTCGCGGCGCCGCACGATTCGGGAGTTTGAGCAAATAGTCGACTTGATCGCGGCCGGTGATGGTGAGGGTGCGCAGGCGCGTTGTGCCGCGCATATGGCGCGTCTGCGGCGGACGTTGCTCGGCGAGCATGGCAGTTCGACGGTTGAGCTGGCTCGTCATCTCTGA
- a CDS encoding ABC transporter substrate-binding protein → MADVTPARIGLLIDYLDEDGSYDENILPAMQLIADEFQERGMIERPVEFVVRAVQGLPNGCFRAVRDAFNQLVDADALVIFGPWVSENGVALRGYVEDLAQVPIITMAASESMLGEWVFGLPAGSMEEEPIIIATVVALDGCHTVGLAFENSLIGREYLRTSREACRDAGLTITAEVAIPQVESDKRAAMATLAEGRPDAVMHVGFGLGLIGMNAALEHIGWMPPRYTTTAFEFAATSPWWREQLAGWIGLDQYDERNRTGQAFLDRFERAYGRRPEYFFPLYCYDVGRLMMTALAGARPLTGPAVKEALERIKMLPAATGAPGTRLRFGKFIRHGWVGSEFLVARRVLPDGSASVLHATIEGHVNNPVMLR, encoded by the coding sequence ATGGCCGACGTGACCCCGGCACGCATCGGGCTGCTCATCGACTACCTGGATGAGGACGGCAGCTACGACGAGAACATCCTTCCTGCAATGCAACTCATCGCTGACGAGTTCCAGGAGCGCGGAATGATCGAGCGGCCGGTCGAGTTCGTCGTACGTGCGGTTCAGGGACTGCCGAACGGGTGTTTTCGTGCCGTGCGCGACGCCTTCAATCAACTGGTCGACGCGGATGCGTTGGTGATCTTCGGGCCGTGGGTCTCAGAGAATGGCGTCGCGCTGCGCGGGTATGTCGAGGACCTTGCGCAGGTACCGATCATTACGATGGCTGCGTCGGAAAGTATGCTGGGGGAATGGGTTTTCGGCCTTCCGGCCGGCTCCATGGAGGAAGAACCCATCATCATTGCCACGGTTGTGGCCCTCGATGGGTGCCACACCGTCGGACTTGCTTTCGAGAACAGCCTGATTGGCCGTGAGTACCTGCGAACCAGCCGAGAGGCCTGCCGAGATGCAGGATTGACGATCACGGCCGAGGTGGCGATTCCTCAGGTTGAAAGCGACAAGCGAGCCGCAATGGCCACGCTGGCAGAAGGTAGGCCCGACGCGGTCATGCACGTCGGTTTCGGCCTCGGGCTCATCGGGATGAACGCTGCACTTGAGCACATCGGTTGGATGCCGCCGCGTTACACGACGACCGCATTCGAATTCGCCGCGACAAGTCCGTGGTGGCGCGAGCAACTCGCCGGCTGGATCGGTCTTGACCAGTACGACGAGCGGAATCGGACCGGGCAAGCGTTTCTGGATCGTTTCGAGCGGGCCTACGGGCGTCGCCCTGAGTACTTCTTTCCCTTGTACTGCTACGACGTGGGCCGGCTCATGATGACCGCTCTCGCCGGCGCTCGGCCCTTGACCGGTCCGGCTGTCAAAGAGGCGTTGGAGCGCATCAAGATGCTCCCGGCGGCGACCGGTGCCCCCGGGACCCGGTTGAGGTTCGGAAAGTTCATCCGGCACGGCTGGGTCGGCAGTGAATTCCTGGTCGC